A window of the Desulfurobacteriaceae bacterium genome harbors these coding sequences:
- the dnaB gene encoding replicative DNA helicase: MKLFDLEAEYSVLGSMIVQPSFIFRGIELLQPGDFFKEQNKYLFKFLRDLVAEGYTESQLNEISFKDELVKRGLLEKVGGEEHLGYVIEFALDTFEKFESACKIVKDKALLRKILDVAKYINEKIEERPDPDALIDDVEKKVFSLSEERITNTLVPVGEIIPDIIRKIEELSMRREMVTGLPSGFSELDKMTSGFHNSDLIILAARPSMGKTAFSLSIAYNVAVKENKVVAFFSLEMSKEQIVTRLISQDCGIPLYKIRSGWLKDEEIEKILISAEKIREAPIYIDDTPGISILEMRAKARRLQSERGLDLIVVDYLQLMRGIRRTESRQQEVSEISRSLKALAKELNVPVIALSQLSRQVEHRSDKRPQLSDLRESGSIEQDADVVMFIHRPEVYKKNPDPEEQGIAEIIIAKQRNGPTGTIRLAFIKELTRFENLEENTIQIIEEKQEKEEVKTIDEQPFLTDPVESSGEEDTFSFDDSDDYDFDF; this comes from the coding sequence ATGAAACTTTTTGATCTTGAAGCTGAGTATTCGGTTCTTGGTTCTATGATAGTTCAGCCTTCTTTCATATTTCGGGGAATAGAACTTTTACAGCCTGGAGACTTTTTTAAAGAACAGAATAAGTATCTTTTTAAGTTTTTAAGAGACCTTGTAGCTGAAGGGTATACAGAATCCCAACTTAACGAAATTTCTTTTAAAGATGAGCTTGTAAAAAGAGGGCTTCTTGAAAAGGTAGGAGGAGAAGAACATCTTGGTTACGTTATTGAATTTGCCCTTGATACTTTTGAGAAGTTTGAATCTGCCTGCAAGATAGTAAAGGATAAGGCACTTTTAAGGAAAATTCTTGACGTTGCAAAGTATATAAACGAAAAGATAGAAGAAAGACCTGACCCTGACGCTCTTATAGACGATGTAGAGAAGAAAGTTTTCTCCCTTTCTGAGGAGAGGATTACAAACACATTAGTTCCAGTAGGAGAGATAATTCCTGACATTATTAGAAAAATAGAAGAGCTCTCGATGCGAAGGGAGATGGTAACAGGTCTCCCTTCAGGATTTTCTGAACTTGATAAGATGACTTCAGGGTTTCACAATTCCGACCTTATTATCTTAGCTGCCCGTCCGTCTATGGGAAAGACAGCTTTTTCTCTTTCTATAGCCTACAATGTTGCCGTGAAGGAAAATAAGGTTGTTGCTTTCTTTAGCCTTGAAATGTCAAAAGAACAGATAGTAACAAGACTTATTTCTCAAGACTGTGGAATTCCTCTTTACAAAATTCGTTCCGGTTGGTTAAAGGACGAAGAGATAGAAAAGATACTAATTTCTGCTGAAAAGATTAGGGAGGCCCCAATATACATAGATGATACTCCGGGTATTTCCATCTTGGAGATGAGAGCAAAGGCGAGAAGACTTCAAAGTGAAAGGGGGCTTGATTTAATAGTTGTTGACTATCTTCAGCTTATGAGAGGAATTAGAAGAACAGAGAGTAGACAACAGGAAGTTTCTGAAATATCCCGTTCTTTAAAGGCACTTGCAAAGGAATTAAACGTTCCAGTAATTGCTCTTTCCCAGCTGTCCCGTCAAGTTGAACATAGATCCGATAAAAGACCCCAGCTTTCAGATTTGAGAGAGTCGGGAAGTATCGAACAAGATGCGGACGTTGTAATGTTTATCCATAGGCCGGAGGTTTACAAAAAGAATCCTGATCCTGAAGAACAGGGAATAGCAGAGATAATTATTGCGAAGCAAAGAAATGGTCCTACGGGAACGATAAGACTCGCTTTCATAAAAGAACTAACTCGGTTTGAAAACTTGGAAGAAAATACAATTCAGATAATAGAGGAGAAACAAGAAAAAGAAGAGGTAAAAACAATAGATGAACAGCCATTTCTTACAGACCCTGTGGAAAGTTCTGGGGAGGAAGATACTTTCAGCTTTGACGATTCAGATGATTACGATTTTGACTTTTAA
- a CDS encoding DUF3108 domain-containing protein, giving the protein MRIEKLFLKVIVFIATATLCLSFRSLGAEWDFNNEVLRYKIYWTFFHVANSESKISKIDNDKYLIVGKLSTSGVAKWFKSLEDKGYSVWNLKTLTPEKTYITQREGNYAVERIYIYDLEEGKVNYTKRYLKTGKEKVRVIDIPEIPFQDFITAIFYLRKFGKFVVDKETSFTFFDGKKFETLKFKVVKKEKISTPIGEVEAFKVIPSKNFSPEGSFQRTGRATFWFSTDERHIPLKVIADVKIGSVKAVIESIE; this is encoded by the coding sequence ATGCGTATAGAGAAGCTGTTTCTAAAGGTTATCGTTTTTATAGCTACGGCGACGCTATGTTTATCGTTTAGGTCGCTTGGTGCCGAATGGGACTTTAACAATGAAGTTTTAAGGTACAAAATTTACTGGACATTTTTTCACGTAGCGAATTCTGAGTCAAAAATCTCAAAAATAGATAATGATAAATACTTAATAGTTGGGAAGCTAAGTACTTCTGGTGTAGCTAAATGGTTTAAGAGTTTAGAGGACAAAGGTTATTCAGTCTGGAACCTAAAAACTTTGACTCCTGAGAAGACCTATATAACTCAAAGAGAAGGAAACTATGCAGTAGAACGTATCTATATCTATGATTTAGAAGAGGGAAAAGTTAACTACACAAAAAGATACTTAAAAACAGGAAAAGAAAAAGTAAGGGTTATTGATATTCCAGAAATACCTTTTCAAGATTTCATAACTGCTATTTTTTACTTGAGAAAATTTGGAAAGTTTGTAGTCGACAAAGAAACCTCTTTTACTTTTTTTGACGGTAAAAAGTTTGAAACTCTGAAATTTAAAGTTGTGAAAAAGGAAAAAATATCAACTCCCATTGGAGAAGTAGAGGCTTTTAAAGTTATTCCCTCTAAGAACTTTTCTCCAGAAGGTTCTTTTCAAAGGACAGGAAGGGCTACTTTTTGGTTTTCAACCGATGAAAGACATATACCTTTAAAAGTTATAGCAGACGTTAAGATAGGAAGCGTAAAGGCGGTTATAGAGTCTATAGAATAA
- a CDS encoding NUDIX hydrolase: protein MFNPKTPLLAVDGIINVQDDNGKFIGIVLIERKYPPTGLALPGGFVEVGETVERAVVREMKEETGLDVVILRQFRVYSDPERDPRRHTVSVVFECVARGMPKGGDDAKKAKVFPYEEIPFDKLVFDHAKILKDYLNEKPIFKNFNL, encoded by the coding sequence ATGTTTAACCCAAAAACCCCTCTCCTTGCTGTAGACGGAATAATAAATGTTCAAGATGATAACGGAAAGTTCATAGGAATAGTTCTAATAGAAAGAAAATATCCCCCAACTGGACTTGCACTTCCAGGAGGTTTTGTAGAAGTTGGAGAAACGGTAGAAAGGGCTGTTGTAAGGGAAATGAAAGAGGAAACGGGACTGGATGTAGTTATTTTAAGGCAGTTTAGAGTCTATTCCGATCCAGAAAGAGACCCAAGAAGGCACACCGTTTCTGTTGTGTTTGAGTGTGTAGCAAGAGGAATGCCAAAAGGAGGAGACGACGCGAAGAAAGCCAAAGTTTTCCCTTACGAAGAAATTCCTTTTGACAAACTTGTTTTTGACCACGCAAAGATATTAAAAGACTACTTAAACGAAAAGCCAATTTTTAAGAATTTTAACCTTTAA
- a CDS encoding GDP-mannose 4,6-dehydratase: MKTILLTGVAGFIGYKTAEKLIEKGYKVIGVDNLNDYYDVRLKEYRLERLKDYKDFKFYHLDIENLEALKVLFKDNKIDGVINLAARAGVRYSIVDPFVYFRTNTIGTLNLLEIMKEKGIKKFVLASTSSLYAGQEMPFKEDLPVNTPISPYAASKKGAEVLAYTYHYLYGIDVSIVRYFTVYGPAGRPDMSIFRFIKWIDEGKEVVVYGDGTQSRDFTFVDDIAEGTIKAFETEIGYEIINLGGNKPYQLREVIKMIEEYLGKKANIIYKPFHKADLKATWADIEKAKKILGWEPKVSLEEGLKRTVDWHIENRSWLKDVSV, from the coding sequence ATGAAAACCATTCTTCTTACAGGAGTAGCAGGTTTTATAGGTTACAAAACAGCTGAAAAGTTAATTGAGAAAGGATATAAAGTCATTGGCGTTGATAACTTAAATGACTACTACGATGTAAGACTTAAAGAATACAGATTGGAAAGACTCAAAGACTACAAAGATTTTAAGTTCTACCACTTAGATATAGAAAATTTAGAAGCTCTAAAAGTTTTGTTTAAAGACAATAAAATAGATGGAGTAATCAACCTTGCTGCAAGGGCAGGAGTAAGGTACAGCATAGTTGATCCCTTCGTTTACTTTAGGACAAATACTATTGGCACTTTAAATCTTCTTGAAATAATGAAAGAAAAAGGAATTAAAAAGTTTGTCCTTGCCTCTACCTCTTCCCTTTACGCAGGACAAGAAATGCCCTTTAAAGAAGACCTTCCTGTCAACACTCCAATCTCCCCATACGCCGCAAGCAAGAAAGGAGCAGAAGTTCTGGCTTATACCTACCACTACCTTTATGGTATTGATGTAAGCATAGTCAGGTATTTTACAGTCTACGGACCAGCAGGAAGACCGGATATGAGCATCTTTAGATTTATAAAGTGGATAGATGAAGGAAAAGAAGTTGTCGTTTATGGAGACGGAACACAGAGTAGAGACTTTACCTTCGTTGACGATATAGCAGAAGGAACAATAAAAGCATTTGAAACAGAAATTGGCTACGAGATAATAAACCTTGGAGGGAACAAGCCTTACCAGCTAAGAGAAGTTATCAAAATGATAGAAGAATATCTTGGAAAGAAAGCAAACATTATCTATAAACCTTTCCATAAGGCAGACCTTAAAGCAACTTGGGCTGACATAGAAAAAGCTAAAAAGATTCTTGGCTGGGAACCGAAAGTTTCACTAGAGGAAGGATTAAAGAGAACAGTTGATTGGCACATTGAAAATAGAAGCTGGTTAAAGGATGTTTCTGTCTAA
- the trpE gene encoding anthranilate synthase component I — MFTLEKVRNLFEDGFNLVPIYKEVFADLETPLSAFLKLRPLGANMLLESVEGGEKWGRYSIIGIGKLITVKSKGNFSEINYLGKVSIKPVEDDPLSILKEVFSSIKAFRSEDLPKVWGGFFGYMAYDVVKFFEPRVNVNPNKEDSYLYDMVFSLPKALVVFDNVKQTVKIISFVLKEKGEVEREYREALNTVNKIEERLREETINCDVRDVEVTSDWKVNFSDEEFKKAVEKAKEYIRNGDIIQVVLSRRFEKPFYQDAIVLYRALRLINPSPYMYYLDYDDFQIVGASPEVLVRVENGLIETRPIAGTRRRGKTEEEDLAMEKELISDEKERAEHIMLVDLARNDVGRVAEVGSVKVTDLMVIERYSHVMHIVSNVVGKLREDKDVFDVLRACFPAGTVSGAPKVRAMEIIDEIEPSYRGVYAGAVGYFSFDGNLDTAIAIRTAIVRRNKVYVQAGAGIVADSDPRLEAKETVNKARALFKAVELAERGLKR, encoded by the coding sequence ATGTTTACGTTAGAAAAAGTTAGAAATCTTTTTGAAGATGGTTTTAATTTAGTTCCTATTTATAAAGAGGTTTTTGCCGATTTGGAAACACCACTTTCAGCCTTTTTAAAGCTCCGTCCTTTAGGGGCAAATATGCTTCTTGAAAGCGTTGAGGGCGGTGAGAAGTGGGGAAGGTATTCAATAATAGGGATAGGAAAACTAATTACAGTTAAGTCAAAAGGAAACTTCTCGGAAATAAACTATCTTGGAAAAGTTTCTATTAAGCCAGTAGAAGACGACCCTCTGTCTATTTTAAAAGAAGTTTTTTCTTCCATAAAGGCTTTTAGGAGTGAAGATCTCCCGAAAGTGTGGGGAGGGTTTTTTGGCTACATGGCTTACGATGTTGTTAAATTTTTTGAACCAAGGGTTAATGTAAATCCTAATAAGGAAGATTCTTACCTTTACGATATGGTTTTTTCGCTACCTAAAGCTTTAGTTGTTTTTGACAATGTCAAGCAAACTGTAAAGATAATATCCTTTGTCTTAAAGGAGAAAGGAGAAGTTGAGAGGGAATATAGAGAGGCTTTAAATACAGTTAATAAGATTGAGGAAAGGTTAAGAGAAGAAACTATTAATTGCGATGTTAGAGATGTAGAAGTTACCAGCGATTGGAAGGTAAACTTTAGTGATGAGGAATTTAAAAAAGCTGTAGAAAAGGCAAAGGAATATATAAGAAACGGTGACATAATTCAGGTTGTTCTTTCCCGTCGTTTTGAGAAACCGTTTTACCAAGATGCGATAGTTCTTTATAGAGCTTTAAGACTTATAAATCCCTCCCCATACATGTACTATCTTGACTATGATGACTTTCAAATAGTTGGTGCATCTCCAGAAGTTCTTGTAAGGGTTGAAAATGGTTTAATTGAAACTCGTCCTATTGCTGGAACAAGGCGCAGAGGAAAAACGGAAGAAGAAGACCTTGCAATGGAAAAAGAACTAATTTCGGACGAAAAAGAAAGGGCTGAACATATAATGCTTGTTGACCTTGCAAGGAACGATGTTGGGAGAGTAGCAGAGGTTGGAAGCGTTAAAGTAACAGACTTAATGGTAATTGAAAGATATTCCCACGTTATGCATATTGTTTCAAATGTTGTTGGAAAACTGAGAGAGGACAAAGACGTATTTGACGTATTAAGGGCTTGTTTTCCAGCTGGAACGGTTTCTGGGGCTCCAAAGGTTAGGGCTATGGAAATAATAGATGAGATAGAGCCATCATACCGTGGAGTTTATGCAGGAGCGGTTGGCTACTTTTCTTTTGATGGAAATTTAGATACTGCAATAGCGATAAGGACAGCTATTGTCAGAAGAAATAAAGTTTACGTTCAAGCTGGAGCAGGAATTGTGGCGGACTCTGATCCACGCCTTGAAGCAAAAGAGACAGTAAACAAAGCAAGAGCCCTCTTTAAAGCTGTTGAATTAGCTGAAAGAGGTCTTAAGAGATGA
- the queA gene encoding tRNA preQ1(34) S-adenosylmethionine ribosyltransferase-isomerase QueA, which translates to MKVSDFDYELPKELIAEFPVEPRDSSRLMVLDRRTGKIEHRIFREIVDYLKEGDVLVINDTKVIPARLFGKLPTGGKVEVLLVRQVELSVWEVMAKPARKLKEGKEIIFDEELKAEVVEYVGEGKRLLKFSLKGNRDFMEKLDEIGHIPLPPYIEREENPLDKERYQTVFARKAGAVAAPTAGLHFTDRLLKELKNTGVIIKNVTLHVGPGTFKPVKVENVEEHKMDYETYFVPEDTANEINKAKEEGRRIIAVGTTVVRTLESAVDENGKVIAGEGSTNLFIYPGFKFKVIDALITNFHLPRSTLLMLVSAFAGRERILDAYREAVSKGYRFYSYGDAMFIV; encoded by the coding sequence ATGAAGGTGAGTGATTTTGACTATGAACTCCCCAAAGAGCTAATAGCAGAGTTTCCGGTAGAACCAAGAGACTCATCAAGACTAATGGTTTTAGATAGAAGAACAGGAAAAATAGAACATAGGATTTTTAGAGAAATAGTAGACTACCTAAAAGAAGGAGATGTTCTTGTCATAAACGATACAAAAGTAATACCAGCAAGGCTTTTTGGGAAACTCCCTACAGGTGGAAAGGTTGAAGTTCTCCTAGTTAGACAGGTAGAATTAAGCGTTTGGGAAGTAATGGCAAAACCTGCAAGAAAGTTAAAAGAGGGAAAAGAGATCATATTTGACGAAGAGCTAAAAGCAGAAGTTGTTGAATATGTTGGAGAAGGGAAAAGACTTTTAAAGTTCTCGTTAAAAGGAAACAGAGATTTTATGGAAAAACTTGACGAAATAGGTCATATTCCACTTCCCCCTTACATAGAAAGAGAAGAAAATCCTTTAGATAAGGAAAGGTATCAAACCGTTTTTGCAAGAAAAGCTGGAGCAGTAGCAGCCCCAACCGCTGGACTACATTTTACTGATAGACTGCTAAAAGAGTTAAAGAACACAGGGGTTATAATAAAAAACGTTACCTTACACGTAGGACCAGGAACTTTTAAGCCTGTAAAAGTTGAAAATGTGGAAGAACACAAGATGGACTATGAAACTTACTTTGTCCCAGAAGATACTGCAAACGAAATAAACAAAGCAAAAGAAGAAGGAAGAAGGATAATAGCCGTTGGAACAACTGTCGTTAGAACTCTTGAAAGTGCAGTAGACGAAAATGGGAAGGTAATTGCCGGTGAAGGTTCTACAAACCTTTTTATTTATCCAGGTTTTAAATTTAAGGTGATTGATGCACTTATTACCAACTTTCACCTTCCACGTTCAACCCTTTTAATGTTAGTCAGCGCTTTTGCAGGAAGAGAGAGGATCTTAGATGCGTATAGAGAAGCTGTTTCTAAAGGTTATCGTTTTTATAGCTACGGCGACGCTATGTTTATCGTTTAG
- a CDS encoding diguanylate cyclase, with translation MIKNFREGIVNPRIVWITILVCVSILVSGYILLQHEENFKNNMKTKFLNYIQTYISQTVDTTRKWLLAQALMISKNACVEKSYREGNPEILKKAFKPFWEKLHKEYNIEEMHFFKYPQINWIAFATMDVRPCKANVRKDILWIETAFRPDCYFYVCKRFPGLRASYPITIDGKVVGALSFGIHIETLRNILQKSTDAHIFYLLNKEILKKNLSLKSYKKLVEKASLEDEKLLYFHTKRRFEREALEKRKFEIGHEVFLFYPMYDIHGNFIGYIGASKNFKEIFVHMNQTSLLILGTFGFIFVVILGLTLGQVFYLSKQGKEVLYLLELLERRRFSDIERYFRTSKPTKDTYDLIKKAIYRIALTLKEYIDLLNEKLEETSRKVFKDALTGVNNRYTVEQLEEQIEKAGKDLKFSVVMMDIDHFKKINDTYGHDVGDFVLKRLAEEVRKVIRDSDTLVRYGGEEFLIYLPNTSKEDAFKLAERIRKHIEKIDLCPNGKKLSITVSLGVAERENGEPLCDVIKKADEALYKAKELGRNRVEG, from the coding sequence ATGATAAAAAATTTTCGGGAAGGGATTGTAAATCCAAGAATAGTTTGGATAACTATCCTTGTTTGTGTATCTATTCTCGTTTCTGGATATATACTTCTACAGCATGAAGAAAACTTTAAAAATAATATGAAGACCAAGTTCCTTAACTATATTCAGACCTACATTTCTCAAACAGTAGATACAACAAGAAAATGGTTGCTGGCTCAAGCTTTGATGATTTCAAAAAATGCCTGTGTAGAAAAGTCTTATAGGGAAGGAAATCCTGAAATCTTGAAAAAAGCTTTTAAGCCTTTTTGGGAGAAGCTTCACAAAGAATATAACATAGAAGAAATGCACTTTTTCAAATATCCTCAAATTAACTGGATTGCCTTTGCAACAATGGATGTAAGACCTTGCAAAGCTAACGTTAGGAAAGACATCCTTTGGATAGAAACTGCTTTTAGACCGGATTGTTACTTTTACGTGTGTAAACGCTTTCCCGGATTGAGGGCTTCTTATCCTATTACAATTGATGGAAAAGTTGTTGGAGCTCTTTCTTTCGGGATTCATATTGAAACCTTAAGGAACATACTTCAAAAGTCAACAGATGCCCATATTTTCTATCTCCTAAACAAAGAGATACTAAAGAAGAACCTTTCTCTCAAAAGCTACAAGAAGCTGGTGGAGAAAGCTTCCCTAGAGGATGAGAAGCTTCTCTACTTTCACACTAAGAGAAGATTTGAGAGGGAAGCCTTAGAAAAGAGAAAGTTTGAAATAGGACATGAAGTTTTTCTCTTTTATCCGATGTATGACATTCATGGAAACTTTATTGGTTACATAGGTGCTTCTAAAAACTTTAAAGAGATATTTGTTCATATGAATCAAACTTCCTTACTTATACTTGGAACTTTTGGTTTCATTTTTGTTGTTATCTTAGGTCTAACATTAGGTCAAGTGTTTTATTTAAGTAAGCAAGGAAAGGAAGTCCTTTATCTATTGGAACTTCTTGAGAGAAGAAGATTTTCTGATATAGAAAGGTATTTTAGAACTTCAAAACCAACGAAAGATACTTACGACTTGATTAAAAAAGCTATCTACAGGATAGCTTTGACATTAAAAGAATATATTGACCTTCTTAATGAGAAACTGGAAGAAACCTCAAGAAAAGTTTTCAAAGATGCCCTCACTGGAGTTAATAATAGATACACGGTTGAGCAATTGGAAGAGCAAATTGAAAAGGCGGGTAAAGACTTAAAGTTTTCCGTAGTTATGATGGATATAGACCACTTTAAAAAGATAAATGACACTTACGGTCATGATGTTGGAGACTTTGTTCTTAAAAGGTTAGCAGAAGAAGTTAGAAAAGTAATAAGAGACAGCGATACTCTAGTAAGGTACGGAGGAGAAGAGTTTCTAATTTACCTACCTAATACTTCAAAAGAAGATGCCTTTAAGCTTGCTGAAAGGATCAGGAAACACATAGAAAAAATAGATCTCTGTCCTAATGGGAAAAAACTTTCCATAACAGTAAGCCTGGGAGTAGCAGAAAGAGAAAATGGGGAACCTCTTTGTGATGTTATAAAGAAAGCAGATGAAGCTCTATATAAAGCAAAGGAGTTAGGAAGAAATAGAGTTGAAGGTTAA